One window of Vibrio sinaloensis genomic DNA carries:
- the dpdH gene encoding protein DpdH, whose protein sequence is MSIKNYWPSRENVTACIHSEAEVLSDALLLSVHSPMRLQAISFNDRSKVVEKTEADLLNYVLNNNGPFPVVGESGSGKSHIVRWLHAKLKQQELDKSWHIVRIPKNATMVQVLTLLLEGLEGDEFEKARKDILSVGSELSPKLIQRLFFTYLEEACNVLAKESKGLSKAEREAGNDALAKELKSKSTIAKHLGVCFSDRTFQHLMSGDNKPVTNTIERLSRSRSYSEVTDAVYAVEIKDINISANVGFELDDLNVDARRAFEALRFFTDDDIESNERALFAVNIINQAINNTGKLVFNSLFKFNSGAFPDLFISIRKALKAQGRTLVILIEDLAAISAIDNVLLDSLIQEDTYAGENNLCDLKSVIATTSGQATYRERQESIHSRAGDEQLEWRIPTAQERSSHKDDEDLLIDFCGRYLNAARLGIDKINSLYTNQSSSVPIWQTAEELSETDAKALEDFGVSSDGTPLFPLSRTAIVNLAKLKVYRQGSQSFNPRVVIKELLIPILRDNQADFINDDFPASNFTTKFEFRVPDSIREWSRKHYVADEIVRRRLDNFLTIYASTFGARQPFDEIQESITCSQADVFNLPSDKFGEHSSETKRCSNCSELIEQCTCDKVESCTKCARPKQECICEAPPEPKCTTCGKPKSECVCDETYDLEVKIDDWFNGDSRLDAPTSNSIRKHLFDVLSDDATLSRYGVISTNKWSGNKSLFDIALKSHNRLNILIPKSVASIDLDVVKLCKEDQLNDSDAGFQLKKQILAIVRYDYYAKKKLGWNYAKGFEDYGYYMEFMANWIPSAIQQCLAHVRSETPKLLAKQKGLALALGINKPKKELLDLFVQRSEHIADRLPSPINDDFAALQNELLKEWDNTRGEWMMRISYSPSAGGSEVGIDAPLYQEYLKASEVIPSEPFTPVQRTLYRRAQSEVSERLNRFVNYVSELVNSDDAKAQFDTLEQVYSIIKTDMMPDSTTTRKAKNKLNKLRGMYEWSLIENARKFVASKDELQQLQALYKIDGEQLSQWLLVLDEFATVEQHALPRLQRSNEELGGQRMNEFRENIENYLSEIESAVRELDARKETIDEL, encoded by the coding sequence GTGAGCATAAAAAATTACTGGCCCTCTCGGGAGAATGTTACGGCTTGTATTCATAGTGAAGCCGAGGTACTTAGTGATGCTCTTTTACTATCAGTACACTCGCCAATGCGTCTGCAAGCAATAAGTTTCAATGACCGAAGTAAAGTCGTCGAAAAAACCGAGGCTGATCTGCTCAACTATGTACTTAACAATAACGGTCCGTTCCCTGTTGTAGGTGAATCAGGTAGTGGTAAATCGCATATTGTTCGCTGGTTGCACGCTAAGTTAAAGCAGCAAGAGCTTGATAAAAGTTGGCATATTGTTCGTATCCCTAAAAACGCGACTATGGTTCAAGTTCTGACTCTTCTTTTAGAAGGGCTTGAGGGCGATGAGTTTGAGAAAGCTCGTAAAGATATACTATCGGTTGGTTCCGAGTTGTCACCGAAGCTAATCCAGCGCTTATTCTTCACCTACTTGGAAGAGGCCTGTAATGTTTTGGCAAAAGAGTCTAAGGGGTTATCTAAGGCAGAGAGAGAGGCGGGGAATGACGCACTAGCCAAGGAGCTAAAGTCTAAATCTACCATAGCTAAGCATCTTGGTGTTTGTTTTTCAGATCGTACGTTCCAGCATTTAATGTCGGGTGACAACAAGCCGGTAACCAACACGATTGAGCGCTTAAGTCGTTCAAGAAGTTACTCCGAGGTTACAGATGCGGTATATGCAGTAGAAATAAAAGATATCAATATATCTGCAAATGTTGGATTTGAATTAGATGACCTTAATGTCGATGCACGCCGTGCATTTGAGGCTCTACGTTTCTTTACCGATGATGATATTGAAAGCAATGAACGAGCCCTGTTTGCAGTTAATATCATCAATCAGGCTATAAATAATACCGGTAAACTGGTCTTTAATAGCCTGTTTAAGTTCAACAGTGGTGCATTCCCGGATCTGTTCATTTCTATTCGAAAAGCACTCAAAGCGCAGGGGCGCACTCTGGTCATACTGATTGAGGATCTGGCTGCTATTTCAGCTATTGATAACGTTCTTCTGGATAGCTTAATTCAGGAAGATACCTACGCAGGTGAGAATAATCTGTGTGACTTGAAGTCTGTTATCGCAACGACCTCTGGTCAAGCTACCTATCGAGAGAGGCAGGAGAGTATTCATTCTCGCGCCGGGGATGAGCAACTCGAATGGCGTATCCCTACAGCGCAGGAACGTTCGTCTCACAAAGATGATGAAGACCTGTTGATAGATTTCTGCGGCCGTTACCTGAATGCGGCGCGCCTGGGGATCGATAAAATCAACTCTCTCTATACAAACCAAAGCAGTAGTGTGCCTATCTGGCAGACGGCCGAAGAGCTATCAGAAACGGATGCTAAGGCACTCGAAGATTTCGGGGTATCCTCTGATGGAACACCACTGTTTCCATTGAGCAGAACCGCCATTGTCAACCTAGCCAAGCTCAAGGTATATCGACAAGGTAGTCAAAGCTTTAACCCTCGAGTGGTAATCAAGGAGTTGTTGATCCCTATTCTTCGAGACAACCAAGCTGATTTTATCAATGATGATTTTCCCGCTTCTAATTTTACCACTAAATTTGAGTTTAGGGTGCCTGACTCTATCCGTGAATGGTCGAGAAAACACTATGTTGCTGATGAGATCGTGCGCAGAAGGTTGGATAATTTCCTAACCATTTACGCCTCAACTTTTGGGGCTAGACAGCCATTTGATGAGATTCAAGAGAGCATTACGTGCAGTCAGGCGGATGTGTTCAACCTGCCATCCGATAAATTTGGTGAACACTCATCTGAAACGAAACGATGCAGTAACTGCTCGGAACTTATCGAGCAATGTACCTGCGACAAGGTAGAGAGTTGTACTAAGTGCGCAAGACCTAAACAAGAGTGCATCTGTGAAGCTCCGCCAGAGCCTAAATGTACTACTTGTGGTAAGCCCAAGTCAGAATGTGTCTGTGACGAAACCTATGATCTGGAGGTCAAAATTGATGACTGGTTCAACGGAGATTCTCGACTCGATGCTCCAACCTCTAATAGTATACGAAAGCACCTGTTTGACGTGTTGTCTGACGATGCAACGCTGTCTCGATATGGCGTTATAAGCACCAACAAGTGGTCAGGAAATAAATCACTATTCGATATTGCTCTAAAGTCTCATAACCGACTAAATATCTTGATACCAAAATCCGTGGCTTCGATTGACTTGGATGTTGTGAAACTATGCAAAGAAGATCAACTTAATGATAGTGATGCTGGTTTCCAGTTGAAGAAGCAAATTCTTGCCATTGTACGCTATGACTACTATGCCAAGAAAAAACTCGGCTGGAACTACGCTAAAGGTTTCGAAGACTATGGGTATTACATGGAGTTTATGGCGAACTGGATCCCAAGTGCGATACAACAATGCCTTGCTCACGTTCGTTCTGAAACCCCAAAACTGCTAGCAAAGCAGAAGGGACTAGCCTTAGCCCTAGGAATTAACAAACCGAAGAAAGAATTGTTGGACCTCTTTGTTCAGCGTAGCGAACATATTGCCGACAGATTGCCATCGCCGATCAATGACGACTTTGCTGCACTTCAGAACGAACTACTTAAAGAGTGGGATAATACCAGGGGAGAATGGATGATGAGAATTTCTTATTCACCCTCAGCAGGCGGTAGCGAAGTGGGTATAGACGCTCCTTTGTACCAAGAGTACCTCAAGGCGTCGGAAGTTATCCCCTCAGAGCCTTTTACACCAGTACAAAGAACTCTATATCGCCGGGCACAAAGTGAGGTGTCTGAGCGCTTAAACCGCTTTGTTAACTATGTTTCTGAACTCGTGAACTCTGATGATGCTAAGGCGCAATTCGATACGCTTGAACAGGTCTACAGCATTATAAAGACTGATATGATGCCGGATTCAACCACCACAAGAAAGGCAAAAAATAAGCTCAATAAGCTGCGAGGTATGTATGAGTGGTCGCTGATTGAGAATGCTCGAAAGTTCGTCGCATCGAAGGACGAATTACAGCAACTTCAAGCGCTGTATAAGATTGACGGTGAGCAACTAAGCCAATGGTTACTTGTGCTCGATGAATTTGCAACGGTTGAGCAGCATGCATTACCACGACTGCAGCGTAGCAATGAAGAACTTGGTGGGCAAAGAATGAATGAGTTCAGAGAAAACATTGAAAACTATCTGAGCGAGATTGAATCAGCAGTTCGTGAATTGGATGCTCGCAAGGAGACTATTGATGAGCTTTAA
- the dpdJ gene encoding protein DpdJ encodes MSDLKKVMLSCLDDIEERETELLAWGDTSVSHTEAEILAIIHKHVVFPLSAEEVLQEMDRLCYLFSEQDDEIKLYRTRMAQTVRLQVASRQWFHGQSISKSKTLVSDFRFLRRRRRYPMRTEASDSLIQRWKTQGLVNQQQSKILDLLLTNGSIKYNLSGFQVRSTERILRKYGQHLRKQFKPSATIVCSGTGSGKTLSFYLPAITSLAIQLLTDSRSRVRILAIYPRKELLKDQFSETYAEVRKLDAYLQQKGCRKIQIGTYFSDTFYASKVEDNAMFNTMACPEDNCKGKLRYRKAHNRLECERCSKKIDESEIGLTRESIEASPPDILFTTTEMLNQRLSDNGSNHLFGVDTGCSIPVVLMDEVHTYEGTSGAQVSYLLKRWMKRSNIAPHFVGLSATLDDAEQFFADLTSTYKQDVELIEPKESEMEEEGAEYMLALKGDPVSQTALLSTTIQSTMLTSRMLDPLRGPRKNLSDGVFGQKVFVFTDDLDVINRLYNQLRDAEGWRTSGAPKDVPSLVFLRSKLHPDFMHNAKGELRSRLGLDWEASSKIGHDMTENSRGNVGRTSSQDTGVNNDSEMVVATASLEVGFNDPQVGAIVQHKAPRGVASYLQRKGRAGRKRGTRPWMYTILSDYGRDRVTFQQYEHLVSPKVKSFSLPVHNAHVQKMQASVAIIDLLSKSFSQVNIWRVLAEPKTVPEAIRMRIKRIVERWVETDSTDLEVYLKEALKVDSYALQHILWASPRSIMMDFLPSLLHKLETNWALDGQAWAGLIDDIRHPMPEFIPANLFSELHAASIHINLERGSLEKPFYKPEEMGIFAALKEFAPGRVSKRFDYDDRNDSDWLVPDNFLPHPGVNASVDFDIEQAFFNKEHQVYIADIYSEDGDSISVYQPVKMRTQRIPTGYDNDPREYFNLAGTSNSQLRWRSQFRTPNERGESISVPQNSDWAGILTKIAFYTHDEANPVEVIRYSTGADAELKFKRTQEVALTQFNWVLDGNPVAVGARLLVDGVKLVFQFTDEQRRQMASFADNKFALRFSYIEDSFVHHIVYKNRFFFAKWVFECVTCALTILIEEQGLNLDDAVAHLSTASGLMLLKSIPSEVFNLVADDDEDDNIVLKEQALQERLVEYFDSQSGLQEILQALDAINHNDGSPEYQEWIKDVLASTVSGGISNLILQVLPDVSEGSVVVDHYWSGDEIHVWITESEVGGIGIVHRFKEVYAKDPLNVVSQFSQMFSAGESEQVDFDLYHLLNEKKSKPEISNAFDALRRAVGYAQRVEANKTLNRIVSNTGIFTSHSWSTMLHSRVFKPGSDSNNDSFLCQLLTEWREIENKVGMEVPLVIVSHLLAKKHHNNSEQLSTYRNFILGLLWPRGNQIRQARLESYNRFANRRVRTERLLLTSILVNEAIKVTYDSCEDWAEKLEQLLGKEGRGVLVIPTRSRHKIGAVSALINTMVIDMNGLLVYPRISMIKSSIGLIEMNIELAESLQ; translated from the coding sequence ATGTCTGATCTAAAAAAGGTAATGCTGTCTTGCCTAGATGACATTGAAGAACGTGAAACAGAGTTATTGGCTTGGGGGGATACCTCGGTGTCTCACACTGAAGCAGAGATCCTAGCTATCATTCACAAACATGTTGTGTTTCCATTGTCAGCCGAGGAAGTCCTACAGGAGATGGATAGGCTTTGTTACCTATTCTCTGAGCAGGACGATGAGATCAAACTTTACCGAACTAGAATGGCTCAGACGGTCAGGTTGCAGGTTGCCTCTCGCCAATGGTTTCACGGGCAATCGATCTCGAAAAGCAAGACGCTAGTCTCTGATTTTCGATTTCTTCGCCGACGCCGCCGTTACCCGATGCGAACTGAGGCTTCTGACAGTTTGATTCAGCGTTGGAAAACCCAAGGCCTTGTCAACCAACAGCAGTCAAAGATACTGGATTTATTGCTGACTAATGGGTCGATAAAATACAATCTGTCTGGCTTCCAAGTACGTTCTACGGAACGCATTTTGAGAAAGTATGGCCAGCACCTTAGGAAGCAATTTAAACCGAGTGCAACAATCGTCTGCTCTGGAACTGGTAGTGGTAAGACGTTGTCATTTTACTTACCAGCTATCACGAGTTTGGCGATACAACTGCTTACCGACAGTCGCTCGAGAGTGCGTATTCTGGCAATCTATCCACGCAAGGAATTGTTGAAGGACCAGTTCTCCGAAACCTATGCAGAAGTCAGAAAGTTGGATGCTTATCTCCAGCAGAAAGGCTGTCGCAAGATCCAAATCGGTACTTATTTTAGTGATACCTTCTATGCTAGCAAAGTAGAAGATAATGCCATGTTTAACACCATGGCCTGTCCGGAAGATAACTGTAAAGGTAAGTTGCGCTATCGTAAGGCTCATAATCGCCTAGAGTGTGAACGCTGCTCTAAAAAAATAGATGAATCTGAAATTGGTTTAACGCGCGAGTCTATAGAAGCTTCCCCACCTGATATTTTGTTCACCACGACCGAGATGCTGAATCAGCGACTCAGTGACAACGGTTCCAATCATTTATTTGGAGTCGACACAGGCTGTTCAATCCCAGTCGTGTTAATGGATGAGGTACATACCTATGAGGGAACCAGTGGTGCTCAGGTTTCTTACCTCCTGAAGCGTTGGATGAAACGCTCCAATATTGCTCCACATTTCGTAGGCCTTTCCGCAACCCTTGATGATGCAGAGCAGTTTTTTGCCGACCTAACCAGCACCTACAAGCAGGATGTTGAACTCATCGAACCAAAAGAGAGTGAGATGGAAGAGGAGGGGGCCGAGTATATGTTGGCTCTTAAGGGTGATCCTGTTTCTCAAACCGCACTCTTATCAACGACCATTCAGTCAACTATGTTGACAAGTCGAATGCTGGATCCCTTGCGTGGACCAAGAAAGAATCTGTCTGACGGTGTGTTTGGTCAAAAGGTCTTTGTATTTACCGATGATCTAGACGTGATTAATCGTCTCTACAATCAGTTGCGAGATGCTGAAGGTTGGCGAACCTCGGGGGCGCCTAAAGATGTCCCTTCGCTTGTCTTTTTAAGAAGTAAACTTCACCCTGACTTTATGCATAACGCTAAGGGGGAGTTACGCAGTCGTCTAGGCTTAGATTGGGAGGCCAGTTCTAAGATTGGCCATGATATGACGGAAAACTCCCGGGGAAATGTCGGTCGAACTTCTAGCCAAGATACCGGTGTAAATAATGATTCTGAGATGGTTGTGGCTACAGCCTCATTGGAAGTCGGATTTAACGACCCGCAAGTTGGTGCTATTGTTCAACATAAGGCGCCTAGAGGGGTAGCCTCTTATTTGCAACGAAAGGGTCGAGCAGGTCGAAAGCGGGGAACTAGACCGTGGATGTACACCATTTTGTCAGACTATGGTCGCGACCGCGTTACGTTTCAGCAGTATGAGCATTTGGTCAGCCCGAAGGTTAAATCATTTAGCTTGCCAGTGCATAATGCGCATGTGCAGAAAATGCAGGCCAGTGTGGCCATTATTGATTTGTTGAGTAAATCTTTCTCCCAGGTGAATATTTGGCGCGTTTTGGCAGAACCGAAAACCGTCCCTGAAGCCATTCGCATGAGAATAAAAAGGATCGTAGAGCGTTGGGTTGAAACAGATAGTACGGATCTGGAGGTGTATCTGAAGGAAGCGCTTAAGGTAGATAGTTATGCGCTTCAGCATATCCTATGGGCCTCGCCTCGTTCGATAATGATGGATTTTTTGCCGAGTTTGTTACACAAGCTAGAAACAAACTGGGCGCTTGATGGACAAGCATGGGCAGGACTCATTGACGACATAAGGCACCCTATGCCAGAGTTCATTCCGGCTAACCTGTTTAGTGAATTGCACGCAGCATCAATTCATATCAATTTAGAGCGCGGTTCATTGGAAAAGCCATTCTACAAACCTGAGGAAATGGGTATTTTCGCAGCGTTAAAGGAATTTGCGCCCGGGCGAGTTTCTAAGCGTTTTGATTATGATGACCGCAACGATAGTGACTGGTTGGTTCCGGATAACTTTTTACCTCATCCGGGTGTGAATGCATCGGTAGATTTCGATATTGAGCAGGCGTTTTTTAACAAAGAGCATCAGGTGTATATTGCTGATATCTACAGCGAAGATGGTGATTCGATTTCTGTATATCAACCCGTCAAGATGAGAACCCAGCGAATACCAACCGGGTACGATAATGACCCCCGCGAGTATTTTAACTTGGCCGGGACGAGTAATTCGCAGCTTCGATGGAGGTCTCAATTTAGGACACCTAATGAACGAGGGGAGAGTATCAGTGTTCCGCAGAACAGTGATTGGGCGGGCATCCTAACGAAGATAGCATTTTATACCCATGATGAGGCAAATCCAGTAGAGGTCATTCGCTACAGCACGGGTGCTGACGCGGAGCTCAAATTTAAGCGAACCCAAGAGGTTGCATTGACTCAATTTAACTGGGTTTTGGATGGCAATCCGGTTGCAGTCGGTGCAAGATTGTTGGTTGATGGCGTAAAACTGGTCTTTCAATTTACTGATGAGCAGCGTAGGCAAATGGCATCCTTTGCAGATAACAAATTTGCGCTGAGGTTTTCCTATATTGAAGACAGTTTCGTTCATCATATTGTATACAAAAATCGCTTCTTCTTCGCAAAGTGGGTGTTTGAGTGTGTTACCTGTGCCTTGACTATCTTGATCGAAGAGCAAGGCTTGAACCTGGATGATGCGGTTGCACACCTGTCAACTGCGTCTGGGTTGATGCTGTTGAAATCCATCCCATCAGAAGTCTTTAATTTAGTTGCAGACGATGATGAAGATGACAATATTGTTTTAAAAGAACAGGCTCTTCAAGAAAGGTTGGTCGAGTACTTTGATAGCCAATCAGGATTGCAAGAAATCCTTCAGGCGTTAGATGCAATTAATCACAATGATGGTTCTCCTGAGTATCAAGAATGGATAAAAGATGTATTGGCTTCAACGGTCTCCGGTGGCATATCGAACTTGATTTTGCAAGTATTACCAGATGTGAGCGAAGGTAGCGTTGTCGTCGATCATTATTGGAGCGGCGATGAAATACATGTTTGGATTACCGAATCTGAAGTCGGTGGCATTGGCATTGTCCATCGATTCAAAGAGGTGTACGCCAAAGACCCGCTAAATGTAGTATCTCAGTTCAGTCAGATGTTTAGCGCAGGTGAAAGCGAACAGGTTGATTTTGATCTTTACCATTTACTCAATGAAAAAAAATCTAAGCCCGAAATATCTAACGCATTTGACGCATTACGTCGAGCCGTGGGTTATGCACAAAGAGTCGAGGCAAACAAAACACTGAATAGGATTGTATCAAACACTGGTATCTTCACTTCCCATTCATGGAGCACAATGCTTCACTCTCGAGTATTTAAACCAGGTAGTGATAGCAATAACGACAGTTTCTTATGTCAGTTGCTGACTGAGTGGCGTGAGATTGAAAATAAGGTAGGTATGGAGGTTCCGTTAGTTATTGTTTCTCATCTATTGGCGAAAAAACATCACAACAATTCTGAGCAGTTGAGTACCTACCGAAATTTCATCTTAGGCCTCTTGTGGCCACGAGGAAACCAGATTCGTCAGGCTCGCCTTGAAAGCTACAATCGTTTCGCCAACCGAAGAGTTCGTACCGAAAGGCTTCTACTGACAAGTATTCTCGTCAATGAAGCAATAAAGGTGACTTACGACAGTTGTGAAGATTGGGCTGAAAAGTTGGAGCAACTTCTTGGCAAAGAGGGGCGGGGAGTGCTTGTGATCCCAACCAGATCCAGACATAAAATTGGCGCAGTATCCGCACTGATCAACACCATGGTAATAGATATGAATGGGCTGTTGGTATATCCAAGAATCTCAATGATTAAGTCATCAATTGGTCTGATTGAAATGAATATTGAACTGGCGGAGAGCCTGCAGTGA
- the dpdK gene encoding phospholipase D-like domain-containing protein DpdK codes for MLISEILNPKEVWLVSAWVSNFDLLDNRSGAFDALNPGWGHRMLTFFEVLETMVDAGCTVNVVIKDHETNTSALHEIRSKLATSHNVNLKLSEELHAKGLLTKDALLSGSMNFTYSGTNRNDELMTLDRSEEAIADAFREFTTAYPMDKPTAEHVEESEEYDDEVYL; via the coding sequence ATGTTGATTAGTGAGATCCTCAATCCTAAAGAGGTGTGGTTGGTTAGTGCATGGGTGAGCAACTTTGATCTGCTAGATAACCGCTCCGGTGCCTTTGATGCGTTAAACCCTGGTTGGGGGCATCGAATGCTGACTTTTTTTGAAGTGCTTGAAACCATGGTTGATGCTGGTTGTACCGTTAACGTTGTTATCAAAGACCATGAAACGAATACCAGTGCTTTACATGAGATCAGATCCAAACTTGCCACGTCTCATAACGTAAACCTAAAACTGAGCGAAGAACTGCATGCGAAAGGCTTGCTCACCAAGGATGCGTTGCTTAGTGGTTCAATGAACTTTACCTATTCAGGCACGAACCGAAATGATGAGCTAATGACTCTAGATCGATCAGAAGAAGCTATCGCAGATGCGTTTAGAGAGTTCACCACGGCGTATCCAATGGATAAGCCAACGGCAGAGCATGTAGAAGAATCAGAGGAATATGACGATGAAGTGTACCTCTAA